The following are encoded together in the Desulfococcus multivorans genome:
- a CDS encoding universal stress protein, whose product MEKKILLAVDESKHAKNAIQYVINIAPRVNQLTYTLFHVQPQISQFLHDEARINVRAQSAIEKIKKKNAQNAHALLEKYKNFMVDEGIDETHIESKTAPRNLGLAKDIIEFAQKKHYDAVVVGRRGLTKMQEVFMGSLTTKLVEHSQVIPLWIVDGKVTSRRVLVAVDGSESAFRAVDHVSFIFRNNPHATITLFHVTPRLKDYCRLDYITDEEDLESAILQSDKKCIDQFLSVVEKKFIDAGIAREQVIVRQTKPRFSIGDAILEEIQKGDYGTVVIGRRGTERAFYLGRVSNQVLSKTTRRAVWLVA is encoded by the coding sequence ATGGAAAAAAAAATACTACTGGCCGTGGATGAATCCAAACATGCCAAAAATGCGATTCAATATGTCATCAATATCGCACCTCGGGTCAACCAACTCACCTATACCCTTTTCCATGTTCAGCCCCAGATTTCCCAATTTCTTCACGACGAGGCCAGAATCAACGTAAGAGCCCAATCGGCCATTGAAAAAATCAAAAAGAAAAACGCCCAGAACGCGCATGCTCTGCTGGAAAAATATAAGAATTTCATGGTGGATGAAGGCATCGATGAAACCCATATCGAGAGCAAAACCGCTCCCCGTAACCTCGGGCTTGCCAAGGACATTATCGAGTTTGCCCAGAAAAAGCATTATGACGCCGTGGTCGTAGGACGGCGCGGTCTCACCAAAATGCAGGAGGTCTTCATGGGCAGCCTGACCACCAAACTCGTCGAGCACTCACAGGTCATTCCCCTCTGGATCGTGGACGGCAAGGTGACCTCCCGTCGCGTCCTTGTGGCGGTCGACGGCTCCGAGAGCGCGTTCCGGGCGGTGGATCATGTAAGCTTCATCTTCCGCAACAATCCCCATGCGACCATCACCCTTTTCCATGTCACACCGAGACTCAAGGATTACTGCCGGCTCGATTACATTACCGATGAAGAGGATCTGGAATCCGCGATTCTCCAGAGCGACAAAAAATGTATCGATCAATTTCTATCCGTCGTCGAGAAGAAGTTCATCGATGCCGGCATCGCCAGGGAGCAGGTCATCGTCCGGCAGACCAAACCCCGTTTCAGCATCGGCGACGCCATTTTGGAGGAAATTCAAAAGGGAGACTACGGTACCGTGGTTATCGGACGGCGCGGCACCGAGCGCGCCTTCTATCTGGGAAGGGTCTCCAACCAGGTTCTGTCCAAGACAACCCGGCGGGCGGTATGGTTGGTCGCGTGA
- the yjgA gene encoding ribosome biogenesis factor YjgA translates to MTDNTPLENGDRFLHKETPPSKSRRKREMIELQNLGERLVALSRQQIDRLSLPPELREAVIFAGTLTRHGARRRQIQRIGALMREVDSDPIREGLDRLDQRCYDEILRFKNAESWRERLLAEGDAAVTAMATAFPAMDRRRVRQLLRNAQTTGRPAVRTRASKQLFRYIIGLLTEAPEPLS, encoded by the coding sequence GTGACCGATAACACCCCTCTTGAAAACGGCGACCGTTTTCTTCACAAAGAGACGCCGCCGAGCAAGTCCAGGCGAAAACGGGAAATGATCGAGCTTCAGAACCTTGGTGAACGCCTCGTGGCGTTATCGCGCCAACAAATCGATCGATTGTCGCTGCCGCCGGAGCTTCGTGAGGCGGTGATTTTTGCCGGTACGCTGACCCGACACGGCGCACGACGACGACAGATTCAACGGATCGGAGCGCTGATGCGGGAGGTGGATTCCGATCCCATTCGGGAAGGCTTGGACCGGCTGGATCAACGCTGTTACGATGAAATCCTTCGGTTCAAAAACGCCGAATCCTGGCGGGAACGGCTCCTGGCTGAGGGCGACGCCGCAGTAACAGCCATGGCAACAGCATTCCCAGCGATGGACCGTCGACGAGTCCGGCAACTGTTACGAAACGCCCAGACAACGGGACGCCCTGCAGTGAGGACACGGGCATCGAAACAGCTCTTTCGATACATCATCGGATTGTTGACCGAGGCACCCGAGCCCCTATCATGA
- a CDS encoding NFACT RNA binding domain-containing protein translates to MKFEASFQKIAPRLYEYRLAGDWVVLAGRSDTDNDTLSIKLAAPNDWWFHVRGVPGSHVVLRVTDNREPNRETLRRAAAVAAYHSKARNGGIVPVACTQARYVSKPRGAKPGTVQIRKEIILKVRPALPKQS, encoded by the coding sequence ATGAAATTCGAGGCTTCCTTTCAAAAAATTGCACCCCGACTTTACGAGTACCGGCTGGCCGGTGACTGGGTTGTTCTGGCCGGTCGATCGGATACAGACAATGACACGCTCAGCATCAAGCTGGCCGCACCGAACGACTGGTGGTTTCATGTGCGGGGGGTTCCCGGCAGTCATGTAGTGTTACGGGTCACGGACAATCGTGAACCGAACCGCGAAACCCTTCGCCGGGCTGCCGCCGTCGCCGCCTACCACAGCAAGGCTCGAAACGGCGGCATTGTACCCGTCGCCTGCACTCAGGCCCGGTATGTCTCCAAACCGAGAGGTGCCAAACCGGGGACCGTCCAGATACGGAAAGAAATCATCCTCAAGGTGCGGCCTGCCCTCCCGAAACAATCTTAA
- a CDS encoding PFL family protein → MLTQREILSTIEMLRNEHLDVRTVTLGINLFDCAGHNLAEFKRKIQDRILGLAENLVETCNEVGDKYGIPVVNKRIAISPMAAVGAAFSAGEMVEIAHTLDQIAGKVNVDFIGGFSALVEKGMAKGDRALIAAVPQALTETDRVCASVNVASSKAGINMDAVLLMGQIIKKAAEMTADRDGIACAKLCVFANIPQDMPFMAGAYLGIGEPDAVINVGVSGPGVVKKAVDRALSTRPDMPLGLISEEIKRTAYKVTRIGELIGREVAEQLGTQFGVVDLSLAPTPNVGDSVGEIFQSLGLLSIGVPGTTAALALLNDAVKKGGAFASSYVGGMSGAFVPVSEDLNISKAAEEGHLTIEKLEAITSVCSVGLDMVAIPGDTSEDTIAAIMADEMAIGVINKKTTATRLIPVPGKKAGERACFGGLLGESIIMPVQNIPGPNRFIRHGGRIPAPIQSLTN, encoded by the coding sequence ATGTTAACCCAAAGAGAGATTCTTTCCACAATTGAAATGCTCCGAAACGAGCATCTGGATGTTCGTACCGTGACCCTGGGCATCAACCTCTTTGACTGCGCGGGTCACAATCTCGCTGAATTCAAACGGAAAATTCAGGACCGCATTCTCGGGCTTGCGGAGAACCTGGTGGAGACGTGCAACGAGGTCGGCGACAAATACGGCATCCCCGTAGTCAACAAACGGATCGCCATCAGCCCGATGGCGGCGGTCGGTGCGGCTTTTTCCGCCGGGGAGATGGTGGAGATCGCCCACACCCTCGACCAGATTGCCGGGAAAGTCAACGTCGACTTTATCGGCGGGTTCTCCGCGCTGGTCGAAAAAGGTATGGCCAAAGGCGATCGTGCCCTCATCGCCGCCGTTCCCCAGGCCCTGACCGAGACCGACCGCGTCTGTGCGTCCGTCAATGTCGCATCATCCAAGGCCGGCATCAATATGGACGCCGTCCTGCTCATGGGACAGATCATCAAAAAGGCCGCGGAAATGACCGCGGATCGGGACGGGATCGCCTGCGCCAAACTCTGTGTCTTCGCCAACATTCCCCAGGACATGCCTTTTATGGCGGGTGCCTATCTGGGCATCGGTGAACCGGACGCCGTCATCAACGTAGGGGTCAGCGGACCCGGTGTCGTCAAAAAAGCTGTTGATCGTGCACTCTCAACCCGTCCGGACATGCCCCTTGGCCTGATCTCCGAAGAGATTAAGCGAACCGCCTACAAGGTCACGCGCATCGGCGAACTGATCGGCCGGGAGGTGGCCGAACAGTTGGGCACTCAATTCGGTGTGGTCGACCTTTCTCTGGCACCGACACCCAACGTGGGGGACAGCGTGGGAGAAATTTTCCAGAGTCTGGGCTTGCTCAGCATCGGTGTGCCCGGCACTACGGCGGCCCTGGCCCTCCTGAACGACGCGGTTAAGAAAGGCGGGGCTTTCGCCAGTTCTTACGTCGGCGGCATGAGCGGGGCCTTCGTGCCGGTCAGTGAGGATCTCAACATTTCCAAGGCGGCCGAGGAAGGTCACCTCACCATCGAAAAACTGGAGGCCATCACCAGCGTCTGTTCCGTCGGGCTGGACATGGTTGCCATTCCCGGGGATACCAGCGAAGATACCATCGCCGCCATCATGGCCGACGAGATGGCCATCGGGGTCATCAACAAAAAAACCACGGCCACCCGCCTGATCCCGGTGCCGGGAAAAAAGGCCGGGGAGCGGGCCTGTTTCGGTGGACTGCTGGGGGAGTCGATCATCATGCCGGTGCAAAACATCCCCGGGCCCAACCGCTTTATCCGCCACGGCGGCCGCATCCCCGCACCGATTCAGAGTCTGACCAATTGA
- a CDS encoding HD domain-containing protein yields the protein MIVPSKHECFGLIHSAGTLDHIVAHSIQVCRVALLIADSLQGQAGCLNRSIVLAGALLHDITKTRSLTTGERHAESGGVYLSGKGFPEVAAVVRQHVRLDTFHPTGPVSEAEIVNYADKRVIHDRIAPLDERMAYILERYGKTPELRDRLNIIWEETVSLEEKLFRRLPFPPSALTEQLPDEDRNREMKEYAESILTC from the coding sequence ATGATCGTTCCATCCAAACATGAATGTTTCGGATTGATTCATTCAGCCGGAACACTTGACCACATCGTTGCCCACTCCATCCAGGTCTGCCGGGTGGCCCTCCTGATCGCCGACAGTCTCCAGGGTCAGGCCGGCTGTCTCAACCGGAGCATCGTTCTTGCCGGCGCCCTGCTCCACGACATCACCAAGACCCGAAGTCTCACCACCGGCGAGCGCCATGCGGAAAGCGGCGGCGTATATCTTTCGGGAAAGGGGTTCCCCGAAGTGGCGGCCGTCGTCCGCCAACACGTTCGTCTGGACACTTTCCACCCGACCGGACCTGTCTCCGAAGCCGAGATTGTCAACTATGCGGACAAGCGGGTCATCCATGACCGGATCGCGCCCTTGGACGAGCGAATGGCCTACATCCTGGAGCGTTACGGCAAAACGCCCGAGTTACGGGACCGTTTGAATATCATCTGGGAAGAAACCGTGAGCCTGGAAGAGAAGCTCTTCCGGCGGCTCCCTTTTCCTCCGTCGGCTTTGACGGAACAACTTCCCGACGAAGATCGGAACCGGGAAATGAAGGAATATGCGGAATCGATTTTGACATGTTGA
- a CDS encoding DUF4389 domain-containing protein, giving the protein MDQVKAVLFAVLNACLNFILARKKIGIYFCFAALYAILTGMVAFAFLVLTLLQGIVLIILTQPNGAIKSLNHRLTVYIYRMLRFIALCETQKPYPFGPVPQEIEPADEVDLRVETPETNMFGPKGPSKPAADTEPGASQGDAPEGKAPEQPADSVPMGYDEEKEK; this is encoded by the coding sequence ATGGATCAGGTCAAAGCGGTTCTTTTTGCCGTGTTGAACGCATGCTTGAATTTCATCCTGGCCCGGAAAAAAATCGGGATCTATTTCTGTTTCGCCGCCCTCTACGCCATCCTTACCGGCATGGTCGCCTTTGCGTTTCTCGTTCTCACGCTCCTTCAAGGCATCGTGCTCATCATCCTGACCCAGCCCAACGGCGCCATCAAAAGCCTGAATCATCGCTTGACGGTATACATCTACAGGATGTTGCGCTTCATCGCACTTTGCGAAACCCAGAAGCCCTACCCCTTCGGTCCCGTCCCTCAGGAAATAGAACCTGCGGACGAGGTGGATCTCAGGGTCGAGACCCCGGAAACGAATATGTTTGGCCCGAAAGGCCCTTCAAAGCCGGCGGCCGATACCGAGCCCGGCGCTTCCCAGGGCGATGCGCCGGAGGGCAAGGCGCCGGAACAGCCGGCTGATTCGGTTCCAATGGGATACGACGAGGAGAAGGAAAAATAG
- the mtaB gene encoding tRNA (N(6)-L-threonylcarbamoyladenosine(37)-C(2))-methylthiotransferase MtaB, which produces MKSFKIITLGCKVNQCESESLGVALREADWWPAPEDWPAGLCIINTCTVTGKASMQSRQAVRQAVRANPGAFIVVTGCYAQTEAEALKKIEGVDFIVGHGDKHRIAEIVDVYLKDASTPRRFETDVDPAPEFQAMKTLSPMVLRRDVADARGFDPMPAVPNGNRTRPSLKIQDGCDAFCTYCIVPYARGRSRSMPLSEVMESIARLSAAGYREVVLSGIHLGCYGRDLEPSADLPTLLRRIDDEAVIDRVRLSSIEPLELSADIVDRVAASERFCPHFHVPLQSGDNGVLRRMHRPYTRDVFEKIVVRIDDEIPHAAIGADVLIGFPGESEAAFRNTYETVKNLPISYLHVFPFSARKGTPAARYPDPVPIDAIKDRCRRMRDLGSIKRKAFYRRFLGRTVTVLVENERDAETGLLKGMSSNYLKVMLEGGDGLKNCIVPVVVERVWPGKLVFGRLMNDLPPR; this is translated from the coding sequence TTGAAATCGTTTAAAATCATTACCCTGGGCTGCAAGGTCAATCAATGCGAATCCGAATCCCTGGGGGTTGCCCTCAGGGAGGCAGACTGGTGGCCGGCCCCTGAAGACTGGCCGGCAGGGCTTTGTATCATCAATACCTGCACTGTGACGGGAAAAGCTTCCATGCAGTCGCGCCAGGCCGTTCGCCAGGCCGTTCGAGCCAATCCCGGCGCTTTTATCGTCGTGACGGGCTGCTATGCCCAGACGGAAGCCGAAGCACTCAAGAAAATCGAAGGGGTCGATTTCATCGTGGGCCACGGCGACAAGCACCGCATCGCTGAGATTGTGGACGTTTATCTCAAGGACGCTTCGACGCCCCGGCGTTTCGAAACGGATGTGGATCCGGCGCCTGAATTTCAGGCGATGAAAACCCTCTCGCCCATGGTTCTCAGGCGTGATGTCGCGGACGCACGGGGATTCGATCCGATGCCTGCCGTTCCCAACGGCAACCGCACCCGGCCTTCGCTGAAGATCCAGGACGGCTGTGATGCCTTTTGCACCTACTGTATCGTGCCCTATGCCCGGGGCCGCAGTCGAAGCATGCCGCTTTCGGAGGTGATGGAGAGCATCGCAAGGCTTTCGGCGGCAGGGTACCGTGAGGTCGTCCTTTCCGGCATCCACCTGGGATGTTACGGACGGGATCTTGAGCCGTCTGCGGATCTTCCGACACTGCTCCGACGGATCGACGATGAAGCCGTCATCGATCGGGTCCGGTTGAGCTCCATCGAGCCCCTTGAGCTGTCCGCGGATATCGTGGACCGGGTGGCCGCTTCGGAGCGATTCTGCCCCCATTTTCATGTTCCGCTCCAGAGCGGGGATAACGGTGTCTTGCGTCGCATGCATCGGCCCTATACGCGAGACGTCTTCGAGAAGATAGTTGTGAGAATAGACGATGAAATCCCTCACGCCGCTATCGGCGCGGATGTGCTTATCGGGTTCCCCGGCGAGAGTGAGGCGGCTTTCAGAAATACCTATGAAACCGTGAAAAACCTGCCCATCAGCTATCTCCACGTCTTCCCTTTCTCGGCGAGAAAAGGCACTCCCGCCGCCCGTTATCCGGATCCGGTCCCGATCGATGCGATCAAGGACCGGTGTCGTCGCATGCGGGATCTGGGGAGTATTAAGCGCAAGGCGTTTTATCGGCGTTTTCTGGGACGGACCGTCACTGTTCTCGTGGAAAATGAGCGGGATGCTGAAACAGGGTTGTTGAAAGGGATGAGTTCAAATTATCTGAAGGTGATGCTGGAAGGGGGCGACGGTCTGAAAAACTGTATCGTACCCGTTGTTGTCGAACGGGTATGGCCGGGCAAGCTGGTATTCGGTCGTCTGATGAATGACCTGCCCCCTCGATAA
- the mnmA gene encoding tRNA 2-thiouridine(34) synthase MnmA codes for MKPRTAIAISGGIDSLVAASLLQERGHRLMGIHFFTGYQDLSMEQVQGAARQLNIPLEIVDVGDLFHRRVVDYFVTTYQKGLTPNPCLVCNPDVKFGAVMTIARQMGADWMATGHYARIRRYPDGTCRLFKGRDSRKDQSYFLAFLSQVQLSRALFPLGSMTKTAVRRLGAERGLSPIEGRESQDVCFIKGSCRKFLVERGGIEPRPGPISDVHGRIIGTHSGLHQFTVGQRKGINCPASEPYYVIDTVPGENRLVVGFRTEMGVSRCRLSSIRWIGRPPSGRIRLRARIRYRHQAVPATFEPDDRGGGTLLFDAPEPAVTPGQGAVFYRESEVLGGGWIERYR; via the coding sequence ATGAAACCCAGAACAGCCATCGCCATAAGCGGTGGGATCGACTCACTTGTGGCGGCAAGTCTTCTCCAGGAGCGTGGTCACCGCCTTATGGGTATCCATTTTTTTACCGGATATCAGGATCTCTCCATGGAACAGGTGCAGGGGGCGGCCCGACAGCTGAATATCCCTCTGGAAATCGTGGACGTCGGCGACCTGTTTCATCGGAGGGTGGTCGACTATTTCGTCACGACCTACCAAAAGGGGCTGACCCCCAATCCATGCCTCGTCTGCAACCCCGATGTCAAGTTTGGCGCCGTCATGACGATCGCCCGGCAGATGGGCGCCGATTGGATGGCTACGGGTCATTACGCCCGAATCCGGCGGTATCCGGACGGGACATGCCGTTTGTTCAAAGGCAGGGACAGCCGAAAGGACCAATCCTATTTCCTGGCGTTTCTGTCCCAGGTTCAGCTGTCGCGCGCCCTTTTCCCCCTGGGGAGCATGACCAAGACGGCGGTGCGGCGGTTGGGGGCTGAAAGAGGGCTTTCGCCGATCGAAGGCCGCGAGAGCCAGGATGTCTGTTTCATCAAGGGATCCTGCCGGAAATTTCTGGTGGAGCGGGGTGGGATCGAGCCTCGCCCGGGGCCGATTTCGGATGTGCACGGCCGGATCATCGGTACCCATTCGGGGCTTCATCAGTTCACTGTGGGGCAGCGCAAAGGCATCAACTGTCCGGCTTCGGAGCCTTATTACGTGATCGATACAGTTCCCGGGGAGAACCGTCTGGTGGTGGGGTTCAGGACCGAGATGGGCGTCTCCCGATGCCGTCTTTCCAGCATCCGATGGATTGGGCGTCCCCCTTCGGGGAGAATCCGTTTGAGGGCTCGAATCCGATATCGGCACCAGGCGGTGCCGGCAACGTTCGAACCGGATGACAGGGGTGGCGGAACGCTTCTTTTCGACGCGCCTGAACCGGCCGTAACCCCCGGTCAGGGTGCTGTTTTCTACAGAGAAAGCGAGGTGTTGGGGGGCGGTTGGATTGAGAGGTACCGTTGA
- a CDS encoding NIL domain-containing protein: MYSKILILRFPREVAHKPIVCHLVKDYDLMFNILNAQVLPRKEGILVLELYGEKKNFKSGVSFLKDQGVKVTNADQEVKRLEERCTHCGACTAVCPTGALHIRRPEMRVEFEEQKCSVCELCITACPTRAMRIRPTNKMFFE; encoded by the coding sequence ATGTATTCTAAGATATTGATTCTTCGCTTTCCACGCGAGGTCGCCCATAAGCCCATCGTTTGTCACCTGGTCAAGGATTACGATCTCATGTTCAATATCCTGAACGCTCAGGTCCTTCCCCGCAAGGAAGGCATTCTGGTGCTTGAGCTCTATGGCGAGAAAAAGAATTTCAAGTCCGGTGTGAGCTTTTTGAAAGATCAGGGCGTCAAGGTGACCAACGCCGATCAGGAGGTCAAACGGCTGGAGGAGCGATGCACCCATTGCGGCGCCTGTACGGCGGTTTGCCCCACCGGCGCCCTCCATATCCGGCGTCCGGAGATGCGTGTTGAATTTGAAGAACAAAAGTGCAGCGTCTGCGAGTTGTGCATCACCGCCTGTCCCACCCGTGCCATGAGGATCCGTCCCACCAATAAGATGTTTTTTGAATGA
- a CDS encoding alpha/beta fold hydrolase, with amino-acid sequence MNRFAYLTTGLAIKTLSSLSRANIHVHGTENIPRGSIIFTVNHFTRIETMILPSYIYKLTGGVPVWSLADAALFKGGLKTYLDYVGAISTRDPDRDCLILKTLLKGDAAWIIFPEGRMVKNKKIVHRGRYMILSETGKHRPHTGAASLALRTEFYRRRMGKIGATSPEEARRLMSLFEIDALAPMMERRTYIVPVNITYYPLRAHENLLSRLAVTFVEDLDERAVEELMTEGSMLLSGVDVDIRFGAPIDVGIYLDHPTVQRDIETPGYISFDNPIPSAKILRKSAAKIMERYMRSIYRMTTVNHDHLAASIIRHMPFRRIRIDDLKRRLFLATQLNLKGLEIFFHHSFETDQVHLLTDDRYGKFGDFITIAVAKGVLARQGPYLVKKKPFSTPIFNFHQIRVDNPIAVMANEVEPLERLQRKIRPIAFLPEFWIRRRTAAYLIRQAESLYEQEYETFFVDGESRPKEVGMPYLVRGKGSGIGVLLIHGYMSAPIEMAELAGYLGSKGITVYVARLRGHGTSPDDLATRTYSDWLNAVDAGFAVVRSLCKRVVVGGFSTGAALALDLVSRNEGVQGVFAVCPPRRLHDPYLMKNMALDFWNLLVKRVRGNADREKEFIENLPENPLTNYSRNPVSGIREIERLMERLDQKLPGIDIPALLIHSHRDPIAFPGESKRIFDLIGSENKTYILFNFDRHVILAGDGAHRVHRVIGDFIADLTA; translated from the coding sequence ATGAATCGATTCGCATACCTGACAACGGGCCTTGCCATCAAGACCCTTTCCAGCCTCTCCAGGGCCAATATCCATGTTCACGGAACGGAAAACATTCCCAGAGGGTCGATCATCTTTACAGTGAATCACTTCACACGCATCGAAACCATGATCCTCCCCAGCTATATCTACAAACTCACGGGAGGCGTTCCCGTATGGTCGCTGGCGGACGCCGCTCTTTTCAAGGGAGGGCTCAAGACCTACCTGGACTATGTGGGCGCCATTTCCACCCGTGATCCGGATCGGGACTGCCTGATCCTCAAAACCCTGCTCAAGGGAGACGCCGCCTGGATCATCTTCCCCGAAGGTCGGATGGTCAAAAACAAGAAGATCGTCCACCGGGGCCGCTACATGATCCTGAGCGAGACAGGCAAACACCGGCCCCATACCGGTGCCGCCAGCCTGGCGCTCAGAACCGAATTCTACCGGCGGCGCATGGGGAAAATCGGCGCGACATCGCCCGAAGAAGCCCGGCGCCTGATGTCGCTCTTCGAAATCGACGCCCTTGCGCCGATGATGGAACGACGGACCTATATCGTCCCCGTCAACATCACCTATTACCCCTTGCGCGCCCATGAAAACCTGCTCAGCAGACTAGCCGTCACCTTTGTGGAGGACCTGGACGAACGGGCCGTGGAAGAGCTGATGACCGAAGGGTCCATGCTCCTTTCCGGTGTGGACGTCGACATCCGGTTCGGTGCGCCCATCGATGTCGGCATCTATCTCGACCATCCCACCGTTCAACGGGATATCGAAACACCGGGTTACATCAGCTTCGACAATCCCATCCCTTCCGCAAAGATTCTCAGGAAATCGGCCGCGAAAATCATGGAACGCTACATGAGAAGCATTTACCGGATGACCACCGTGAATCACGATCATCTGGCGGCCTCCATCATCCGCCACATGCCTTTCCGACGAATCCGCATCGACGATCTGAAACGCCGCCTGTTTCTCGCGACGCAGCTCAATCTGAAAGGCCTCGAGATCTTCTTCCACCACAGCTTTGAGACTGATCAGGTCCATCTTCTTACCGACGACCGTTACGGCAAGTTCGGCGACTTTATCACCATCGCCGTCGCGAAGGGTGTTCTCGCTCGTCAAGGTCCCTATCTCGTCAAAAAGAAACCCTTTTCAACCCCTATATTCAACTTCCATCAGATTCGGGTCGACAACCCGATTGCCGTGATGGCCAACGAGGTGGAACCGTTGGAACGACTTCAGCGTAAAATCCGACCCATCGCCTTTTTACCGGAATTCTGGATCAGGCGCCGCACGGCAGCCTATCTGATCAGACAGGCCGAGTCGCTCTACGAGCAGGAGTATGAAACCTTTTTCGTGGACGGCGAGTCGCGTCCTAAAGAGGTCGGCATGCCCTATCTGGTCAGAGGAAAAGGCAGCGGGATCGGCGTTCTTCTGATCCACGGATACATGTCGGCTCCCATTGAAATGGCGGAGCTCGCCGGGTATCTCGGCAGCAAGGGCATAACAGTTTATGTCGCACGCCTCAGAGGACACGGCACTTCACCCGATGATCTGGCCACGCGTACCTACTCGGACTGGCTCAACGCCGTCGATGCGGGCTTTGCCGTTGTCCGCAGCCTGTGCAAACGGGTGGTTGTCGGTGGATTTTCCACCGGCGCGGCGCTGGCTCTGGATCTGGTGTCGCGGAACGAAGGCGTTCAGGGGGTTTTTGCCGTCTGTCCTCCCCGAAGGCTGCATGATCCCTACTTGATGAAAAATATGGCATTGGACTTCTGGAACCTGCTTGTGAAAAGGGTGCGGGGCAATGCGGATCGGGAAAAGGAATTCATCGAGAACCTGCCGGAAAACCCCCTTACAAACTACAGCCGGAATCCGGTATCGGGAATCCGTGAAATCGAACGACTCATGGAGCGGCTGGATCAGAAGCTGCCGGGTATCGATATTCCGGCCCTCCTGATCCACTCCCACCGGGACCCTATTGCCTTCCCCGGTGAATCGAAACGAATCTTCGATCTCATCGGCTCCGAAAACAAGACGTATATCCTGTTCAACTTCGACCGACACGTCATCCTCGCCGGCGACGGCGCCCACCGGGTTCACCGGGTCATCGGAGACTTCATCGCAGACCTCACGGCATAA